The Thermotoga sp. Ku-13t region GAGTTTGCACTTTGGAGAAAGCTCAAACAAGATCAAGAAAGAAAACCATCTTTCCATAGCATACACCGGCAGTTTGCATCCTAAAACACGAGAGATTTCATACTTTGTGACAGTTTTAGAAAAAGTGACGACGATTTCACCACAAGTCAAGGTTAGTTTCAACTACGCGGGATTTCAAGCTGACATTGTTGAAGCAGAATTTTCTAAAAGGAAGCTGGGAAAAATACTCAACAATCATGGATTTTTGAAAAGAGATCAAGCCTTGAAGTTGCAAAAACAAGCAGATATTTTACTGTTGATCGCTTACACTGGGGACGATCCCGAGATAGGTAAATCCATAAGAACCGGCAAGGTATATGAATACCTTGCTTCTGGTAAACCTATTCTTGCTATAGCTCCGAGGGACTGGGAGATGAAAGAAGAAATAGAGTGCGACGGTGTATCAAAGGTCTTTGATAAAAATCAAATAGATGAAATGGCTCAATATCTAGTTGACTTGGCAAGAAGACAGAAGATTGAAATCAATTTTCAAAAGCGAAAAGAAGTGATTGAGAAATATCTCTACAAAAATCTTGCACTCCAGTTGGAGCGAGAGCTGGAAAGCTTGGTGAGGGAAAGGGAACGTGATCAGTTGTGAAAGTGCTTGCTCTCGGTGAGCCTGTTCAGAAATCTTGTCAAACAGGCATTAAGATTAAAACAAGTCCGATGTGTTAATGGCGATCTGAGAACAGCAGTCTTCATATAATTCAACAATGACTTGGAGGTAAAACTGAATGAAAACACTGGTTATAACCGACTTTGCTCCAACTGTCCCAAATCCAAATTCTGGTATCTTCATTGTTCGAAAGTACAGCGCTAGAGTTCTTAGGGATAAACTTCGATTTCATCCCGTTGGGGACTGTGTGGTGCATTAACATGGCTTTGTCCTTTCCGTGGCAAAGTTTTCAAGAGTTAGGACTGTATTTCAGAACCTGGTAAATTTATTAGTGCTAATTCTCACTGTTTCTTACATATGTATGTACTCATTTTCTTACGGAGGAGCTTCTGGAATGCACTAGAGAATTCATGTACAGTTTCCCAGCTCGCTTCCATTATCACAACTTCTGGACAAAAAACAAAAAACAGAAAGATTTATGGTGAAAATTCTTCTGGTTCTTTCAGCTGAATTAATAGCAATGCTGAAGAAGTACGAGTCAGTAAATGTATTTGGAAGGTGATATTATATGACGGTTCTATCCCTAGTTGGTGCGCGTCCCCAGATCATAAAAGAAGCGGTACTGAATAAAGAATTTCAGAAAGCCGGAATAAAAGAAATCCTTGTTCATTCTGGCCAACATTACGACTACAACATGTCGGATGTATTTTTCAAGGTGCTGGATATAAGGCAACCTGATTACAACCTAAACGTGGGTTCTGGCACGCATGCAGAAATGACAGCTAGGATCATGATCGAGTTCGAAAAAGTTCTCGTCAAGGAAAAACCCGATATCGTCTTAGTCTACGGTGATACGAACACCACTTTAGCTGGATCGCTGGTGGGCGCGAAGTTGAAGATACCTGTCGCGCACGTTGAGGCTGGATTGAGACAGAAACCGAAAGACATGCCTGAGGAGATAAACAGGATAGTCACCGACCATGTTTCGAGCTTGCTCTTCTGTCCAAGCCAGCTCGCTGTAGAGAATTTGAAGAAAGAAGGCATCATCCAGGGAGTGCATTTCGTTGGTGACGTCATGTACGAATTGTTTTTGAAGATGAAACCTTACTTCACATACGAGCTGATCGAACAGCTGGGCTTAAAAGAGAACAGCTACATTGTGTGCACGATTCACCGAGATTTCAACACCGATGTGAAAGAAAGCCTTGAAACTATTTTCAAAGAGCTTTCAGAAATTGCTAGAGAAATGAAGGTCGTTTTTCCAATCCATCCCAGAACAAGAAAAAAGATAACCGAGTTTGGACTTTATGATTATGCAAGGAATTTGACATTGATCGATCCTGTGGATTATTTGGCTATGATGGGATTGGTTGAGAAAAGCCTTTGCGTGATCACGGACTCAGGTGGGCTACAGAAAGAAGCGTACTGGTGTGAAAAAAGAGCCATAGTTGTGATGCCGGACACAGGCTGGAGAGAACTGATCGAGTGTGGCTGGAACAGGCTCACTGAACCAGGAAAGATACGCGAAACATTGAACGAATTGTTGAAAAGTGGGAATATCGACTATCCCAGAAATGTTTACGGTGAAGGTGATTCGAGTCAGAGGATCGTGAAAGAATTGAACAATCCTTGCTATTAGGCGTGTGAAAGCATAAAGTTATGCTACTATGTTACTATAGCTGGATCCCTACTCGCTAAACCACAGAAAAGCTGAAACGGAGGGACAGTCACAGTGTATCTTCACATTCTCATCGACAACTTTTACACGAGCAAATTCATAGACTTTGTGCGTCAATACTTCGACTCTTCATCGCATGTATTCGTGACGTTCGCTCATAACTCAAGGTATCTGAACTCAAACGAAGTGAATAAGCTTGAATTCTTGAATATCAAGCATGTGAGATGGTTGTACAAGAAGATGTCGGAAGCCGATCTTGTATTCCTTCATTCAACTTTTTGCGCAAGGAGCCTTCTTCTTCTATTTTTGAACCAAAAGTGTCTCTCGAAAACGATCTGGGTATTATGGGGTGGCGATCTTTATAACTACTGGCTGAACGACTCTCACACGATCAAGGAACGTGTATTGGAGAAAGTCAGAGGCTCTGTGATCAAAAGAATTGCAGGAGTAGTTGCTTTGGTAAAAGAAGACTACGAGTTTGCCAAGGAAAAGTACAATACAAGTGCAGAATATATTTACGCTTTTTATCCAAATCCCGTTGATTTCTCAATGCTAGACACCGCTTCAAAAGAAGTCTGTAATAGATCCGAACGACGAATCCTTATCGGGAATTCCGCAGCTCCAACTAACAACCATTTAGAGATTCTTAACGCATTGGCGCGATATCGAATGGAAAACGTTGAGATTATCTGTCCCCTATCCTACGGCCCACAAGATTACGCGAACAAAGTGCAGGAGTATGGATTAGAATTATTTGGCAACAGATTCATCGCCTTGAGAGAATTTTTATCCCCAAAAGAGTATGCTAAACTATTAAGTAGTGTCGACGTTGCTATCTTCGCTCATAGAAGGCAACAAGCTCTCGGGAATATTTTGGCATTGCTTTACCTTGGCAAAAAAGTATATGTTCGAAGCGATATTTCCACCTGGAGTTTTCTCAATCGATTAGGGATCAAGGTGTTCGATGCAAAAGCTATTTTAGATGGTCTTGAAACGGATCTTTTCTCACTTGAAGAACAAGTGGCAGTTAGAAACCGTGAGATAGTACGTTCGGAGTTTTCTGAAGATCATTGCGCTCAACTTTGGAAAAACGCTTTTGAGTTTTGCCGGAAGCCTTAACTACAAGGGGAGGGGCATCATGAAAGGCATAATTCTCTTTCAGGTGGACAAGCGACAAGATTCTATCCAGCAACCATTGCAGTGAGCAAGCAGCTTTTACCTGTGTATGACAAGCCCATGATTTATTACCCGCTTTCGGTGTTGTTGTTCGCTGGCATCAGGGATATACTCATCATAACCAATCCAGAGTTTCTGCCGCTGTACCGAAAATTGCTTCAAGATGGTTCTCATTTAGGTATAAGCATAACCTACAAGGAGCAGAGCAAACCCCGTGGGATAGCCGACGCTTTTATAGTTGGCGAAGAATTCATAGAGGATTCAAAAGTGTGTCTCATCCTGGGGGATAACCTATTCTTCGGGCAGAGCTTTGGACAAACGGTTCAGAAAGCTGCTCAGCTTGAAGAAGGTGCGGTGATCTTTGCCTATCCAGTGCGTAATCCGAAAGATTTCGGTGTGGTTGAGTTCGACGAAAATGGGAAGGCGATCTCGATAGAAGAAAAGCCGGAGAAACCTAGATCTCACTGGGCAGTTCCAGGACTGTACTTTTACGACAACCAAGTGGTAGAAATAGCAAAGCACTTAAAACCATCAGCGCGCGGCGAACTGGAGATCACAGACGTGAATAAAGAATATTTGAAAATGGAAAAATTAAGGGTGGTACCACTTGGCAGAGGTGTGGCATGGCTGGACACGGGAACTCCGGATGGATTGTTGGAAGCATCGAATTTCGTTGCAACAATACAAAGAAGGCAGGGTTTTTACATCGCCTGCATTGAAGAAGTAGCCTTTAGAATGGGTTACATAACGAGAGAACAATTGCTGGAACTGGGGAAGAAGCAGGAAAAAACAGAGTATGGAAGGTATATACTGGAGTTGGCAGGTGAGAAGGCATGATAAACGTAACAAGAAGTATGATGCCAGAATTCGACAAGTACGTTCAGATGATAGAAAAACTGTGGCATACACGATGGCTCACAAACAATGGAGAGTACCTGGTTGAACTTGAAAAGTCGCTCGAAAAAAGATTCGACACGAGATGTGCCATCGTTTCGAATGGTACGCTAGCATTACTGATCTCCGTAGAACTTTTTGACTTTCCCCCGGATTCCGAGATAATAACAACCCCCTTCACCTTTGTTGCAACAGCAGGATCCATCCTATGGCAGAAATACAAGCCGGTATTTGTCGATATAGATCGTGAAACCTTCAACATAGATGTGCGAGCCATCGAGAGTCGGATAACTGACAAAACCAAAGCGATTTTGGCTGTTCACGTCTTTGGAAACCCTTGTGAAGTGGAGAAAATCGAAGAAATTGCGAGACGCTTTCAACTGAAAATCATCTACGACGCTGCGCACTGCTTTGACGTCTATTATAAAGGTAGATCTATATATAAGTACGGCGACGTATCTATTGCAAGCTTTCACGCAACAAAAGTTTTCCATACTATAGAGGGTGGAGCAGTATTTTCGGACAATGCAGAGCTGGTAGAACGCGCCAAAAGATTGAGAAACTTTGGGTTTGACGAAAATGTACAGATCGTTGACAAGGGAATCAACGCCAAAATGAACGAATTCCAGGCAGCCATGGGACTGCTCAATTTGGAGATCGTAGATCGAGAGATCGAAAAACGGCGAAGATTGTACGAAATTTACAAAAGAGAACTCCGAGGTATCGTGGAGTTTCAAAGACTGTCTGAGGGTATCACCAAGTACAATTACATATACATGCCTGTCGTGTTTCCAAGTGGAGACATACGGGATGCAGTACATGAGGAGCTCAAAAAGCAAGGTTACAACACAAGGAAGTATTTCTTCCCATCCTTGGATACTGTGTTCGACAAAGATAACCGGTGCGAGGTAGCTCGTGATATTTCTCAAAGGATTTTGCATTTGCCCTTATATGGTGATCTCGAAGAAGAACATGTTGAAACAATATGTTCGGTGATAAAGGCATGTGTTCGGGGGTGAAAACGTGCAAACAAGCTTCTACACATCAGAAGAACTGCAGAGTATGGGTTTCAAGTCTGTAGGTAAGAACGTTTTGATAAGTAGAAAAGCATCGATATATAGGCCGGAGCTGATTGAAATAGGCGATAATGTTAGAATCGATGATTTCTGTATAGTATCCGGAAAAATAAAGCTGGGAAGTTTTATTCACATAGCAGCTGGCTGTTTTTTGTTCGCGGGAGAAGCAGGTATAACAATGGAGGACTTCAGTGGCTTGTCAGCTAGGGTTTGTGTGTACGCCGTTTCCGATGATTACTCCGGTCAATACATGACGAATCCTATGGTACCTATGAAATTTCGAAACGTCATAAGTGGCCATGTGTTAATAAAAAAACATGTTATAGTCGGAGCTGGCAGTATTATACTGCCAGGTGTCACTATAGGCACTGGAGCTGCTGTTGGAAGTTTGTCTTTGGTTAATAAGGATGTGCCTGATTGGACAATCGTCGCTGGTATACCTGCGAAGCCACTTAAAGAAAGGAAAAAAGATTTGCTGGAACTTGAAAGGCAGTTGTACGACGAGCTGATGGGGTGATCATGTGATTCTTCTAGTCACAGGCTGCTGTGGCTTCATAGGTAGCAATTTCGTTTACTACTACCTCGATACCCATAAAGACGCTCACATCGTTGGACTTGACAAACTTACTTACGCTGGGAACTTGGACAATCTCTCCAATCTCAATGATGAACAAAGAAGGCGGTTCACCTTTGTCAGAGGGGACATTAACAACTCGGAGCTGGTCGAACACCTTATAGGTAGCTACGATATAGATATAATAGTGAACTTTGCCGCCGAGAGTCATGTGGATAGATCCATATACAATCCGAGGACTTTCTTAGAAACAAATGTGCTTGGAGTTCAAACGTTGTTAGATGTAGCAAGGAAGATGTGGTATGTGAACGGAGCATGGAAGAAAGGAAAGAGATTCATTCAAATATCAACAGACGAAGTGTATGGTACTCTGGGGCCAACGGGGCAATTCACTGAGAAAACTCCGCTCGCTCCAAGAAGCCCGTATTCCGCCAGTAAAGCCGCCGCAGACTTACTTGTCATGGCTTATCACGAGACTTACGGAATGCCAGTGAATATCACACGGTGCTCGAACAATTACGGTCCTTATCAGTTTCCAGAGAAACTGATCCCGCTGATGATACTTAACGCTCTGGAGCACAAACCCCTACCTGTTTACGGTGATGGGCGATACGTGAGAGATTGGATACACGTGTTCGATCACTGCAGGGCGATTGACTTAGTGATTGAGAAGGGGGAAAACGGCGAAATATACAATATAGGTGCAAACAACGAGTGGGAAAATATAGAAATCGTGAAAAAGATAATTGAAATCCTGAGGCAACTCACGAACGATGTTCTCATAAGCGAAAAGCTCATAACACATGTGAAGGACAGACCCGGGCATGATCGAAGATATGCCATCGATAGCACAAAAATCCGCTCAGAATTCGGGTGGAAACCGGGAATAGCTTTTGAAGAAGGACTGGAAGCGACCGTTAAGTGGTATCTTAACAACAAACAATGGGTAGAAAGGGTACGCAGCGGAGAGTACAAACAATGGTACGAGAAACATTATGTCGCTGAAAGAAATTTGCATTAGAAACGCGGATTAATTGTTGCTCCAGAAAAGATAGGAACCTCGATATCGTATGTTGTTCAGTGGAGGACTTAAGGTGCTCAAATCTTTGAAAAATGATGTGAAGTTAGCCCTCGGGAATGGTTTTGCTCATATATTCACTGCAAACGTAGTGAACAAGATCATTCAGTTTGGTACTTCCATTGTAGTTGTGAGGATCGTTTCCAAGGAGATTTATGGACAGTGGTCATATGCCAACAATATCTTAAACTTCTTTCTTCTCCTCAGCGGTTTGGGAGTTGCCTCTGGCCTTTTACAGTTTGCGAGTTCTTCAGCTAATGCGATTGATAAGTTATCGTACCTCAAATACAGCCTTAGGGTCGGGGCAAGTTTCAATCTGTTGATTGCTACGGCGCTGTTCTGCCTTTCCTGGTTCATCAAGCTTCCTCTGGCAGGAAGCGTTGAAATCCTGAGATGGCTATCTTTTCTTCCGGTATTCACGATTTCTTTCGATATCACCCAGAGTTTTCTGAGAGCAGAACTGAAGAACGCGCAATTTTCGATCGTAACAATGGTGAATACGTTCTCCTTGTTTCTCGGTATCCTGGTCTTTGGTTACTACTACCAGGTGAAAGGGCTCATTCTAAGCAGGTACATCGCTTATTTCATCACATTAATAATTGCTGGTTACATGCTGAAACCTTACTTAAGCATGTATAAAACCGTGTCACTGCCTGACAGCGAAAGTAGAAATCATTTCCTGAAGTTCTCCATCACAGCCATGCTTTCGAATGTCATGTCTCAGATTCTTTATCTTATAGACGTATTGCTGGTTGGCCTCATTGTGAAATCTGACACCGTGGTGGCAACATACAAGACCTCGACTCTTGTACCATTCGCGTTGAACTTCATTCCGTTGTCAGTCATGACCTACGTGTATCCATACTTCGCCCGAAAGAAAATGGAGAAACAATGGATCAAAGAGCGTTATCGCCGATTGGTAGAATATTTATTGCTTTTGAACAGTTGCATCTCGGTATTCTTGATCATAACTGCTCCTTTGGTCATTCGAGTACTCTTTGGTTCCAAATATCTCGACGCAGTGACAACGTTCAGGATCCTTGCCTTTGGCTACCTGATCGCAGGAACCTTCAGAATACCGGCTGGTAACATCCTGGCGAGTCTGGGAAAGGTAGAAGTGAATCTATGGAACGCTATTATTAGCGGAATTGCGAACGTGATACTGGATGCAGTGTTGATAAAAGTCTACGGTGCTATTGGAGCAGCTGTGGCTACTGTCCTCGTTTTCCTAATATCCTCCCTCTTTGGATCGCTCTATCTGAAAAGGTATCTGTCTTAACTCAAGGTATCTGTCTTAACTCGTAGAAAGGGGGAAGCTTTATGCCAGGTTTTCTTGCGGAAATATCTCTGAAGCAGGGTGTGGTGAAGAAACATTTCAATCCCACACGTGAGAGTAACTTGATAGTCGAGTCTGTGGAAGGAAAGCATTACTATGTCGAAAGAAGGACCATAAGGAAGTTCGAGCGAGACAAGGTGTTCGATGAGGATGAAAACTACATCGTTTTGACAGAGGGTGTGATACTCAACTCTTCGGAGATGCTGGAAAAATATAGGTCCGGTGATTTAAAAGAAGCCATCGTGAAAATGTACCAGCAAAATGGAGAAACATTCTTTAACGAGTTCAGAGGGAGCTTTTCTGGACTGGTGTACGACAAAAAAGCTGACAAGTGGCTCATCTACACAAACCATTTCGGAGACAAACAGATATTCTATCTGCTGCTTGAAGATAGGCTTCTGGTTGCTTCAGAGATGACCTGGATCGTGGATTACATGAAAAATAATGGCATACCTTATTCTCTCGATGAAACTGGAGCATATTTTCTTCTCACCTATGGTTACATGCTGGAAGATTACACCATAATAGAGCCGATAAAGAAGCTGACGGCAGGCAGTTGTATAAAAGCGGAAAATGGTGTATTCAGCGTTAATCGCTACTTCGTAGTAGACAACAAACCAGACAACACGCAGACGGAAGACG contains the following coding sequences:
- the wecB gene encoding UDP-N-acetylglucosamine 2-epimerase (non-hydrolyzing), translated to MTVLSLVGARPQIIKEAVLNKEFQKAGIKEILVHSGQHYDYNMSDVFFKVLDIRQPDYNLNVGSGTHAEMTARIMIEFEKVLVKEKPDIVLVYGDTNTTLAGSLVGAKLKIPVAHVEAGLRQKPKDMPEEINRIVTDHVSSLLFCPSQLAVENLKKEGIIQGVHFVGDVMYELFLKMKPYFTYELIEQLGLKENSYIVCTIHRDFNTDVKESLETIFKELSEIAREMKVVFPIHPRTRKKITEFGLYDYARNLTLIDPVDYLAMMGLVEKSLCVITDSGGLQKEAYWCEKRAIVVMPDTGWRELIECGWNRLTEPGKIRETLNELLKSGNIDYPRNVYGEGDSSQRIVKELNNPCY
- a CDS encoding TDP-N-acetylfucosamine:lipid II N-acetylfucosaminyltransferase encodes the protein MSEADLVFLHSTFCARSLLLLFLNQKCLSKTIWVLWGGDLYNYWLNDSHTIKERVLEKVRGSVIKRIAGVVALVKEDYEFAKEKYNTSAEYIYAFYPNPVDFSMLDTASKEVCNRSERRILIGNSAAPTNNHLEILNALARYRMENVEIICPLSYGPQDYANKVQEYGLELFGNRFIALREFLSPKEYAKLLSSVDVAIFAHRRQQALGNILALLYLGKKVYVRSDISTWSFLNRLGIKVFDAKAILDGLETDLFSLEEQVAVRNREIVRSEFSEDHCAQLWKNAFEFCRKP
- the rfbA gene encoding glucose-1-phosphate thymidylyltransferase RfbA, producing the protein MSKQLLPVYDKPMIYYPLSVLLFAGIRDILIITNPEFLPLYRKLLQDGSHLGISITYKEQSKPRGIADAFIVGEEFIEDSKVCLILGDNLFFGQSFGQTVQKAAQLEEGAVIFAYPVRNPKDFGVVEFDENGKAISIEEKPEKPRSHWAVPGLYFYDNQVVEIAKHLKPSARGELEITDVNKEYLKMEKLRVVPLGRGVAWLDTGTPDGLLEASNFVATIQRRQGFYIACIEEVAFRMGYITREQLLELGKKQEKTEYGRYILELAGEKA
- a CDS encoding DegT/DnrJ/EryC1/StrS family aminotransferase encodes the protein MINVTRSMMPEFDKYVQMIEKLWHTRWLTNNGEYLVELEKSLEKRFDTRCAIVSNGTLALLISVELFDFPPDSEIITTPFTFVATAGSILWQKYKPVFVDIDRETFNIDVRAIESRITDKTKAILAVHVFGNPCEVEKIEEIARRFQLKIIYDAAHCFDVYYKGRSIYKYGDVSIASFHATKVFHTIEGGAVFSDNAELVERAKRLRNFGFDENVQIVDKGINAKMNEFQAAMGLLNLEIVDREIEKRRRLYEIYKRELRGIVEFQRLSEGITKYNYIYMPVVFPSGDIRDAVHEELKKQGYNTRKYFFPSLDTVFDKDNRCEVARDISQRILHLPLYGDLEEEHVETICSVIKACVRG
- a CDS encoding acyltransferase translates to MGFKSVGKNVLISRKASIYRPELIEIGDNVRIDDFCIVSGKIKLGSFIHIAAGCFLFAGEAGITMEDFSGLSARVCVYAVSDDYSGQYMTNPMVPMKFRNVISGHVLIKKHVIVGAGSIILPGVTIGTGAAVGSLSLVNKDVPDWTIVAGIPAKPLKERKKDLLELERQLYDELMG
- the rfbB gene encoding dTDP-glucose 4,6-dehydratase, producing MILLVTGCCGFIGSNFVYYYLDTHKDAHIVGLDKLTYAGNLDNLSNLNDEQRRRFTFVRGDINNSELVEHLIGSYDIDIIVNFAAESHVDRSIYNPRTFLETNVLGVQTLLDVARKMWYVNGAWKKGKRFIQISTDEVYGTLGPTGQFTEKTPLAPRSPYSASKAAADLLVMAYHETYGMPVNITRCSNNYGPYQFPEKLIPLMILNALEHKPLPVYGDGRYVRDWIHVFDHCRAIDLVIEKGENGEIYNIGANNEWENIEIVKKIIEILRQLTNDVLISEKLITHVKDRPGHDRRYAIDSTKIRSEFGWKPGIAFEEGLEATVKWYLNNKQWVERVRSGEYKQWYEKHYVAERNLH
- a CDS encoding oligosaccharide flippase family protein — encoded protein: MLKSLKNDVKLALGNGFAHIFTANVVNKIIQFGTSIVVVRIVSKEIYGQWSYANNILNFFLLLSGLGVASGLLQFASSSANAIDKLSYLKYSLRVGASFNLLIATALFCLSWFIKLPLAGSVEILRWLSFLPVFTISFDITQSFLRAELKNAQFSIVTMVNTFSLFLGILVFGYYYQVKGLILSRYIAYFITLIIAGYMLKPYLSMYKTVSLPDSESRNHFLKFSITAMLSNVMSQILYLIDVLLVGLIVKSDTVVATYKTSTLVPFALNFIPLSVMTYVYPYFARKKMEKQWIKERYRRLVEYLLLLNSCISVFLIITAPLVIRVLFGSKYLDAVTTFRILAFGYLIAGTFRIPAGNILASLGKVEVNLWNAIISGIANVILDAVLIKVYGAIGAAVATVLVFLISSLFGSLYLKRYLS